TTGAAGGTTTTCAACATTGTAGGCCAGTGATTAGTATAGATGGAACTTTCCTATATGGTAAGTACAGAGGTAAGTACAGAGGTAAGTTATTGATTGCATCAACTTGGGATGGTGACAATAGACTTTTTCCACTTGCCTTTGCCATTGTGGAGGAGGAATCTGATGATAGCTGGTATTGGTTTTTACGTTGTATTCAGAATAATGTCACTAATCGAGATGAGTTATGTGTCATATCTGATCGCCACCTTGGTATAAAGTCAGCAATACGGGTTATATGTGAATCGACACGTTGGCATCATCGTTTTTGCCTTCGCCATGTGGCTAGcaatttcaatcaaaaaattGGGAATAAAAACTTGAAGGCTATGGTAATGTGGGCAGGCATGGAGAATCAGCTACGAAAGTATCAAATAACAAGGGATAGAATAACTCAATTAAATGCAGATGGTGATAAGTATTTAAGGGAATTACCAGTGCAGAAGTGGACATTGGCACACGATGGTGGACGTCGTTATGGGGCAATGACCACAAATTTGTCTGAAAGCTTCAACGGTGGTGTTCTAAAGAGTGCTAGAAATCTGCCCATAACTGCGTTAGTCGAGCTTACATACTACCGTTGTGTAGCCTACTTTGCTGATCGGTATACTAAGGCACGCGCAGAGATTACAGCTGGTGAACGCATTACAGCCTATGTAAagaataaattcaataaatgggaaaaaaagGCACCAAAACATTCAGTTACTGTGTTTAGTCATGAAGATGGTCTATTTGAAGTCAGAACACCAATAAACCTTAACTCTGCATATAGGGGTAATCATCGTCATGAGGTAAATTTGAGGGAGAGCACTTGTAGTTGTCAAAAATGGCAGGTTTATAAGATTCCGTGCTCACATGTCATTGCTGTGTGTAAATATCAAGGCATCTCTGCAATGCGATATATCGACCGTTGCTACTGTTTGGAAGAACAAGTTGCTTGTTATGCACCTAGATTTCGCATGGTTCCAGACAGTGTACATTGGAATGAACCTGATTTTCTGGTCTTGTATCCTAATGTGAGGTTGCGCCATGCAAAAGGTCGACCAAGATCAACTCGGCTTCTAAATGAAATGGATTTAGGGACAGAGCATCAACCAAGGCCATTGTGCAGCCTCTATAGGCAAGAAGGCCATAACAGAAGAACATGCCCCACTCAAACTGTGGTTGGCTCCACTAGTGGCCAAACTGAATGACCCAACATAAGTATTCAATCTACTTCAGTAGATTGGTtggactgtttttttttttttttaggagttaGACCATATTGTtagtttgtattatttgatagaACAAGTTGGTACTAATTCCAtatgctacaatgttttctatCACTGCAAGTTTGATTGGGgtgtatgtttatttatttatttttgtgtgtgtgtgtgcatgtgtgtgtgtatatatatatatattacgtaTTATAGTTTAGGGGTTCGATAACACCttcaaatatatacttttatgGAGTGCTTGAGTCCTTTACCATGTCTgaaagcttcaaataaggaaataaatcaaagGGCCACAATCTAAAgaggaaaaatcatatttgagcACTAATAAGTATTTTAGacgtatctctctcctcaaaaatccaattgacttAAGACTAGATGGGCTGGAaccgtgacttaaatatctacaacttttatgttttcagttttttgaaattcacattttttgaaggccgaaattaactcacaaattACTACTGTAAATTTGGACGAAAATTAGATGgtgaaagttttatttttctttgacacTTTTATAAGGGTTTGGAAGAGAGGTTGTGGAttggaaaattatattaaatagatGTATGATTAAATTAATTGGGCACTAATTTCAAATACCAAATATGTGTAcacatttcttatttttgcaaAGGCCTTATAGTTAGTAGTATAACGTGATATATATACTATCTAGGCATAATATTTTTTGCTACAATGATGCATAAACAACGATaatactttaatatattttgtttaattgattAGTGATTTCCACGATGGGGTtcatgaagtttttttttgtgttccaCAACGTGGAGGATGCCTATTTATTCGTTGAGGGTACCTTCGTGCTTGCATAGGACTATTCCCCATACGCCTTGGCTGTGTTCTAATATCAAAATCTGTTTGATAATTACCACCTTCATCACTTTCATTATCTGATGACACCTCCATCTCTTCTGCATCTTCCCCACTATCCTCATTTAAGGCATCTTCCTCAGAGTCTGTTACAGAAGCCTCTTCCTCAGAGTTCGGAGCACATGCCCATGTATTTGGTGGTGTGTAGAAATCACCAACATGAGGGGATGGTTGGGAAGGTTGTTCATAACTAAACTGAGCATCTTGGCCATAATTGTATTGCCCAGAATAGTATGGAGGTGGTGATGGATGATAAGAGGGAGGGGTTGAACTAGGCTGGGGATAGTGGTCATAACTAAACAAAACCTCTAATCCTTGTCCTATGGAAGTGGATAATCCAATCTATTGATATAAAGACATACAATACTCGTTGACATTAATTGGATTATACTCGTTGAGGGTGGTAGGCTCATTATGGGCAGATGTGGATGGCCCAGCTTGGGTAGAGGTGGATGGTCCAGCTTCATCATTTCTACGTTGTCTACTATGTCTTCCTTGGTGCCTTTGTCGTCGCCCAAAGTGTGTCACCCTCTCAGTAGGGACGGAGGAAATATCTGCTTCCATTGATAACTTCACTCGAGTAAGGCCCTCTACTATTGCCAGAAGGACTTGTTGTGCAGTCAGGTCAGCCCTCCCTTGGTTTGCAACAGCTGAAGTTAACATCTTATTAATTTCCGTTTGCtgccacaaaaaaagaaaaaaaattattagtgcagtattattgaaaatgctaaaataataattttttatcaatattagTGCAGtattgaaaatgctaaaataataacCTGGTACATATGGGCAAGCCTCGGTGTCGTAAATGAGTGGCCATGTTGGTGGTACCATGTTGTGTAGTCCACatctagatgaaaattttcatctccaACTATATTTTGAGCTCGCTGGTTCCAAAGTTGGTAGTAATGTGCATGATGCTTACACCAATCAACACCAGCCTTTCCTGTCAACTTTACACAATGTACAGATTTATCCAAATTGTCAGTAGGCCACTTTGGACATCTTTGCAACAATCCAAATTGTCGCATGACTCTCTCTGGATGGTAAAACTCAACAATTTGGAAACATAGCAATGACGCTGTTGTAAGCCATATATGTTGTCCTACAAGACACCATGGATGCAGATAATTATCGTATAGTGTCCAAATAACCTGCGAtttcaattacaataattatgtTATAATCGATCAAGACAATAATATAACTAGTAAATTAACCATTGATGCATTGTAACAACATATATTACCTGATCATTATTATGTGTATCGTGATTAGAATGGTACGCAGGTAGAACATGCGTTGGTGTGTGAGTATAAGTTCTCCTAGTATCCCACCTATACACAATTAATGATTGCCATTGATTTTAGGGTTTGGAAGTATCAAGGATAAACGCTACAGTATACAATTTTGTAtagaaataaaaagtaaatattatacTTGCAACCGTATGGGTCGTcaccatttaaatttattggaaTTATTGGAATTGGGGTCAGATATGGAAGATGCTCCCATGCCCATAATTGTAATATGAAAATAGGACCTGCAACCTCTGTGGTTTTTCTAATAGAAGCAATACACAACTCTTCATAAAGGAAAGCAAGCGTGACACTACCCCAGCTATATTGCCCAGCTACACCAAAGTCCGCTAACAACTGAGAAACGGCAATGCAATTTATTTTGGCTCTTATTTCCAAATAGTAAAGACAAGACCTAGAACATGTATGCCCTAGCATGTTTTGTTGGGTTGTTATAGCATTGGCACCCTCGGTAGGTTCAAGAATGTATTCCTAACCCATGTTACTTTAAGGCTACCATATGTCAATGCAGTTTCGGTGGTGTCACTCCAAGTAAATTCGACAAACCGGTCCCCATTCCATATTAGTGGGCCCGCACACCGCATTGCCATCAATAGGCAATCCCGTAATGATTGCTATATCTTGTAGAGTGATCGACATTTCACAATTTGGTAGGTGAAATGTATGAGTTTCGCATTGCCACCACTCCACCAAAGAAGTGATAAGACTCAGTCCAATATCTATATGTGGTAGGCGGGTAACACGGTATAGTCTACATTGATGCAAATATGGGGTGATACGCTCGCCTAACCGCCGGGGTGCAAACCGTCGGGGTCGCACTCGTAACGTGGAAacccatttgaatttttttttaaaatgtacaaTGTTATATTgctaatgttgaaattattttcatgtaaattgaataattgtagatattattaggatattaataaatttggttCTTGCAACGTACATTGCCTTCCATTGCATCATTAGAGATGTGATATTGTTGTTGGGTTGGCAGAGAATGATCGAATGACCCAGGctccatttcaaatatatcCTACATTAAATGCTACAATGAGTTAAACCATATCTGAAGATACGTTTTCATAGTATCTTTAATATATTGTACTActgagattaaaaaattacaatatctgAAAGTACATTTTCTACAaatcatctatataaaaaattacaaactaagcaaataatttccaattaaattaggGGCTGAGAAGCTTACTACAATTGTGATACGAAGTGAAGGAATGTAAGAATTATAGAGTGATGCTtgcaagaaaataaaggaaaaaaaaaaaaaaaacataatcagataatcataaatatcttctaagaacaaaagaacaacaataaaatataataacattaatataaCCATACATAAAGCATATAATTTTTCCACGAAACACAAATGTAGGATTtattgtactaaaaaaaaaaaaaatacacatacatatctttattataaatcaacaaaCATATTATGCAATATAGTTTTTTCCAAGTAATGATGTAATAACtgataataacaaagtaaaattgactataaaaacatcacaataatacaatttattacaatttttgtggtcatatactactattaataataacaataaataatattaaataatttcaaaattaacaaaacatatacgtaaatttaattagatagagAGTTTAGATACTTACGATAATTGTGATACCAACTGAAAGAGTGagaattatagagtgatacttgcaaaaaagaaaaagaaaaacacaattagataataataaataaacacaaaataacaacaatactaaaaatatttgtagtactaaccataaaaaatttattaatctaaaatttgaataaaaacaacaacaacaacaacaatcataatCGCTGaagcaaaaagtaaaaaaacttacattaacccaaaacttaCAATTGTGAATGCTGAAGCAAAACTGAAGAAAAACTGAACAATCGGATAGAAGTGTTTTGTGAGAAAACTTCAAGCAGAGATGTAGAAGTGTTTTGTGAGAAGGAAGGCTTGCCATTTATTACAAAGATgtgaaataaaagacaaaaaaaattcatttgtcaCGGAGACTAACTGAGTTCCAGGCTTTTTGTTACATCAATCATATTTCTCTTGCAGAAATTATTCTTCAAgtcttgtttgattcttagcaAAGAATCTCAGCAATGTTTTATTCAAGTCTTGTcacatcaaaatattttttttatataactttcaCGTGTTAGAATATATGTACTTGAAATTGAAGATGTAGATAAGAATCCTTCTATTTTGGCAATGTCATTGTCACAATtgattttcctctttttttttaataatttttttcacattttcggCAATAGGATTGCcgcaaaccttttttattttttccttttgagcaCTCACCGCATGGGCACTCAGTGAAGCGGGCAGGCTGGGCAGAAgaaatttcggcaacactgttgctgaaattctcaaaatttctctctcctcagattagattttctctctcatacttttcttcgaatttcggcaacactgtagccgaaattcactctctcttctCATTTCTCCAAATTACTTTAAACAGTGACTATACcccaaaaaacttgatttttaccaatatttacccaaaagacttgAAATGAATCCCTATTTTCTTGAAAGGGAATTTTCCGTTATGTTACGGAAGTTCCCTGTTAAATCAGTGGCAAAAAAGTCCAAGTAGACATCCACCAACCTCTCGATAACGTGGCATTTTGCATCTTCGACTTCGTTTCCCTTTccataataaaaagagaagaagattcTAATCTGATTCTTTCCATGAAGAGTAAGTGCTAATAAATCACTTTCACGTTAACttacaaattttatatctcAATCACTGAGTTGAGGCACAAAAGTTATATTATTTCTACAAGCTTTCTCAATTATTTGTGGTTGTTTCtcctttctttcctttattttattttttgtgattattttataatttcaattCCCTTCCGAGTTGAGAGAGTGTGAAAGCGTCAATGCATGAGACGCGTAGACactgaatgaaaagaaaagaaactcttTTGTCTCTATTAAAGAATGTTCTTAACACTTACTTCAATCATTGACTTGTAATATATATAGTAAGTCTTCGTCATTCTTGCATTAGCTCTGCAATCATCAACTACATGGTTGTGTTGTGAATTCCCATAACTCAATACTCCGACCAATCAAGTACTGCCTTGTTGAAGCACTCATCAAACTCAACCATCAAATTCCTGCTGCTTTTGTCTAGCTGCCCAAAGACTGACAAAGTAAGAGAGTACAATCTACAAGTAAGTTATTTAAGTTTCTAGTAATTTGTTTCAATTGTTATAGTCATTCTTGagtatatatatctttattgcAACATTAAAAATGTGGGATTTGTTTAGTGTTcactactttttttaatttatatattttagctatttattttttattctcttctgTTACCTGTGCTGCAAACAGTAATGCATGTgtgtaaataaatttattataaataataaagaatggGAAAGAGAGAGCATTTTCAGAAGAAATATAAGTATTTTTCATGCTGGTTGTCACAGAAGAATAGAAGAATTTTTCTAGTTGACTTTAACTTGATTATGGCAGAGCTTGTTCAGGTCATACATGACGTTTTCATTCTCATTTCTCATTCAATTATGcccttttgttgttgtttcaacCGAAAATGTTTTCCAGAATATGACTTATTAGTTATTTTCTAGAAATCATTTTCCAGAAAATCggccttttttttgggggggggggtttggtTGTGACCTTGAAAATAGGCAGAATATATTTGTGGTGGTTCATTGAGTATGTGACATTCTGGAATATTGGGCTTGTTTTctgttgaattacattttccagtgtaccaaacaccaaaaaataccACAAACGTTTTCTGGAAAACATATTTTGTCGAAACAAATGGAGAAATTTAATAAGTATAACTGTATAAgaatacaacatttttcataattttttccaCCAATTGTTGACGTGGCTTGTTGTGATTAGTGCATAATAAAAGTGGCGTCAATGGTTGATCTAGGTGAAAATAATGTTCCGTGATAGGCTGTTAGCAGTAATAACACTcgtctttgtgttctttatattacCTGGTTTAGTTTGTACAACCAATTGCCTGTATCACTAGTCAAAAATCTGAGAGCCAAAACCATTAAGGTGGTGTTCAGTTTGTAGAATGTTGTCAACATTACCGCAACTTTACAGGAATTTGAGAATATTATCATGTTTGGTTGGTTGATTGTGCCACACATTACATGAATCTCACATTCTAATGGCTATCACATTACCATTACCCCAATGCATGGTGGACTAAGATGAAGATCAGCTTTAAAACAAACTAGAGAGACTGAATATGTTACCAATAAATTCATCAAGAAAATTTGATCCTTATTCCTGAGAttgttttattgaaaaaaatgacaATTAGCTCTCAAAAAGAGTTATTTGATTGTAATGCAGCCCAGATATAGTCACCAGTGACTGAATAGTTCACATTTGATATAATTTTGTTCTATCACAGATGAAATTTAATTACTGAGATAAAGACATGAAAAGCCATCATTTACCTCTAGAGTCTGAACCCATTTTATTGAACTTGTTTTCTATAATTCTGTGTCATATGAAAACATTTAGCTCCAAATCAAGCATGTGCTCACATACACATGCTTGTGCAtgcacaaacacacacacacatgtgcTTGATTTACTTCTTATATGATTATATGTTTATCGCACAGTCAAAACCAAGATGTCTTCTCAAAGAAACGGAGAGATAGAGGTGACTACAGCAGGAAGAGCGAATTTGTTGCCCCAATCATCTATGATGGATACTTCAGATGGACCCATGCCAATGCAAGAAGAAGTGCGTTTGGATGTTGCAGAATTGACTACTCAACCAATTCCTTATGAAGGTAAGTATCACTGCTTCTGTGTGGTATTATTTGCAGAAACATCTGTATGCTGTGCTTGAGTATTTTCCCAAATTGAGCTTCCTAGGTAGATTTGAGCTTTTGCCTGACTAGAGTCTATATTAGTCCTCAATGCTAATCACACACCCAATTGGTTTTGGTGGATGACCAGCCCAAACTTTGATGGCACTTTACTTTTTGGATCATGTGGATAGACTGTTATATAGTTGAGTTATTTTAGTTTACGTATCCATATCATATATAAGTATGTTTGTTTTgcagaaaaatattaaataattgcAAGGTTCTGTATAATGTGCTGATGGATGTAGTACCTGTTTGGGCTCATAATGTGCCATCGTCCTATAGAAAGTCAACTTAAACTCAGGACCTTCATTTATGAATCTCTGCCTGTTGAGTGAAAAATAAGTTTAGGAGAGTAAATGCAGAAATTGTACTTATAGTAGTCCTTGAATCTACCCTGAGGCGTTATTAATGGCCTATGAAACTTGTTTAGTCTTGCTAGCTAGGAATGTAGAAGTGTTGTCTTTGTAGGCCCAAATGCTCATGTTTTAGGTTATTCTCATGTCTGTAGTTCTCAAAATGATAGCCCTAAATTAGATTCTAGGGTGCTAGATTGGCTCCCTTAGctttaaatttgataaaattccAACTATATCTTGAATGTAGGTCAACATAAATATGGTATGTTTGCATGCCAACTGATGCAGAGATCACTACCAGAAATACGCTGATGGATTTATATCTGAATTTAATGTAATTGATtacatttttacttttcttattaGTTTTAACCTTTGAAGCTCTACTTAAAGACTCCAAAAATACATTGTAGGACATCTTGaatttgatgaataaaattGAATTAAGATTTTCCTCTCCTTCTTGATAGTAATTCCTAGTAGTCTTGGGTGATAAAGCCTAGGAGTTCAAACAACCTCTATGTGGTGAAGACTAGGCATTGTTCTGCTCTCTCTCCCTAAATCCCTATACACATATTCAAGTCTGTGTTGCATCAGTAACTCCATATATTTGCTAATAGATTAGCTACAAACCTTGGGCATCAGCTTTAGGCATTGCTCAAATAACATTTATCTTGCTCATCTATAAACTCCGAAAGATTCCATAAAGCTTCTTAGTCAATGCCTATGCCAGATACATGCTGTTATTTGAATTGTCAATTCTTCAGTAGCATAAATCTATAATTATGTTTCATGATATTTTAGTACTCCAGTGATCTACTCAAAATtggaaaatttacatttatCTTGCTCATATTAAGTTAGTTAAAGCACCCTTAAAACCTATACCTTTGTTCCTGAAATGTGTAGAGTTCATGACCTCTGAAGTGCAAGGTAGCTATTGTCTTATTTTTGCAAGTTAGCTTCTAAACGAAACAACTAAAGGCAACCTTTCTCACTGTTCAAACTTCATATGAGCAAGataaatgtaaattttccaATTTTGAGTAGATCACTGGAGTAGTAGCATATCATGAAACATAACTATAGATATATGCTACTGAAGAATTGACAATTCAAATAACAGCATATATCATTATATCTGGCGTGGGCATTGACTAAGAAGCTTTATGGACTCTTTTGGAGTCAAAAGATAGATGAAAGCCCAGGCAGAAGGTATTGAAGGGCTTTCATTGTAAAACTTAAACGGccatgatttttgttttgagatgAGTTATGAGACCCACAGTCATAATCACTTAAGAGAAAGTTATCAATGAGAATTAAAGTAGTGCAACAAACAAATTTTGAGACCCCCAAATCAAAAGTTCAATTGTCTTTCAAGGCATTTAAAAAACATCTCAGGTAAATTTCAGTTTTGGTCAATTATGGGGGGTTTGGGATCCAGTCTTTTGCAGGGTTTCTTGTTTTGGTTGGTTCTGTTCATTTGTCAAgtttgatgtaatttttttttctttccatgatttttctattttcctaTCATGGTTAGGGTATTGTTTCACGTGTATAAATGTGTAATCTTCTGACTTAACTTTGGGTTCAATAAGTCTCGGAGTATTCTGCAGCTCTTAACCAAAAGAAACATTCACAATGTATACCATTGTCAAGATTAAAACATTCTTTTCCATCTCCACCTTCAACCTTGCCTGAAAATTTGAAGGAAGCAAATTCTTTGGCTTAAGAAATCATGTTTCTAAGATGTGCATTTAAAATCACTTGATTTGTTCCAGAGACATGTAATACAATAATCAATCTCTCCATGGACCTTTTACAATGTTAAGGTGCAGGTTTCATTTACTACGCAAGTAATAATATACTATATCTTGTGGCATTACACATTGTTAAGTACATGTTAAATTGAAAAAAGGCAGGGGAAATATTGGGGAATTGAATGGATATTGGGGAGGATATAGTTTTATAAAACTCAAATACATTTCCTCATGGTTGAGATTTTTCAGGGGAAAGAAGAAAGGACTACCTCTCCCTATGTGTACCATTATATGAAGCAGCCATCAAAGGTGACTGGAAAGCTGCTAAAGATGTCATTAACAAAGATCATGGTGTTGTTCGTGCTGGGATAACGAGAAAAAGGGAGACTGCTCTGCACATTGCTGCTGCAGCAAAACGCACTGCTTTTGTAAAGGAACTGGTTGAACATATGAAAGAAGAGGACCTAGCCTTgaaaaataaagatgaaaacACTGCTATTTGTTTTGCTGCCGCATCAGGAATTGTGGAAATTGCTGAGGTGATggtgaaaaaaaacaaaaaccttacTCTGATTCGAGGTAATCAAGGAAAGACACCCTTATACATGGCAGCTTTGTTTGGACACAGGGATATGGTGTCATATCTCTATGATGTTACTGATTTTGAAAGCCTAACTCCTGAGGAACGAATTAGCCTCCTTCTTGGTACTATCTCGGCTGATTTATACGGTATGATGCCCTTATAACTATATATTTCTATGGCATGAAATAACCTTCCACAATTGCCTCACCCTTATTGCATTTTGGAAATGATTTATTGTGCTTTGGCCTCTTGCTAGTCAGCCCTTTTAGAGGGTGCTCACTTTGTCTATTCAAGGCTAATGGCGCTTATTTAGCGATCACAAGGAAATGAATCTTTGTTTATCGCAAAGAATAAAAAGTGTTTTGGCCACTAAGTGTAATTCTATCAACTATTGAAAAATTGGTAACATTTGTGCATTACAAGTTACTTGATTCTCTAATTTAAAACAGgtttttctacccaaaaaaaaaaaaaaaaaaatcctccaagACTGTTAAATGCAATGAATATTTAACCATGCGTGCACAATGTAgtgatttattttattcatttgtcCCATATTAATGTATTTATTTGAGAAGCAACTTTATTCTGTGTGAAGGCTACATAGATAGCTTAAACCATAAAATCTTATTTATCCAATTGGGTATGTCACACCTTAGTTATTTGAATTAGCATGTAAATTAGGGAGTCATAAGATTGCTCCCAGAAAGTTACTTAATAAAATTGTCACACTTGGTTTAGATGTAAGACAGTTCAACATGCTTTGCATCCTCTTCTTAATTTCCATTACACCTGGATATCTCTGAGAATAAAGAGGCAGTTTATGACTCTAACAATGAACCATTGTGTTTTGTGTACAGATCTAGCTTTAAAAATATTGGACAGAGACACATCATTAGCCTTGGCTCGAGATGCAAACAATGAGACAGCCTTGCATGTATTGGCTCGAAAGCCTTCCAAAATTGCCAACAAAAGTCAGCTGGGAATCTGGAAAAGATACATCAATTCAAGTAAGTTTTTTGAGCCCTCTCAAAATCTCTTAGCATAAACTATGTGCTAACCCTTTAAAGTATTGGGCAAATACACTTATGCATCAAGGTGCCACTCTATATAGGCAAATACACTTTAATCAGTATCCACTCTACACCTTAAAAATCCATTTCTACATATTCCCTTTGGCATTAAGATCATCTTATATGCCTTAGAAAGTTCAAGggtataaaatgttttatttttaatctccaGTGGCTGATTTGTGTTTCCCCTAAAGCTGTTTAGGGTCAACGtgcaatttcaatttttcttaataaataatAGGATGCTGCAAATATGTCAATTGTTATTTTGGAATAGGCATCTCATTTAGTTTgtataatttttgtcaaataacATTTTAATCAATATTAATTCTACCTATAGGCTTCAAAGGGATTTATCATGAGGATTTGATGCGGACGTTTGCCCATCAACTAGTCAAAAAACTCTGGGAACGTGTTCTACAACAGCAAGATTCAGATATttcaaaactaattaaaaaaccTTCAAGACTACTCTTTGATGCTGCAGAATTAGGTAGTCTTGAGTTTCTGATTATCCTTATTCGCTCGTATCCTGATCTTATATGGAAAGTTGATGATAATAATCGAAGTTTGTTTCATGTTGCTGTTCTATATCGTCACCGGACCATATTTAATCTAATATATGAGTTTGGAGCAATTAAAGATTTGATAGCAGCATACAAGGATGGCGAAAATAATAACATTCTGCATCTTGCTGGAAACTTGCCACCTCCTAGTCGACTCCAAATTGTATCAGGAGCTGCACTCCAAATGCAAAGAGAGCTATTGTGGTTTAAGGTAAGTAAATAACACAAATTAAtttatagttattgattttttttaataactagtATATTTCTTCAATATATTTTGTTGATCTACCgtatttcataaattttttgtaagtttgAATTGGACCTTTTTGTTGATTATGTTGGATTTGTATAACTTTAATTTAATGACCATTATAGGCAGTGGAAAAAATTGTGCCACCTTCATATATTAAGATGAGGAATTCAGATAAAGAGACACCTAAGGATCTGTTTACAGAGAGCCACAAAGACTTGTTAAAAGAAGGGGAGAAGTGGATGAAGAGCACTGCAACTTCATGCATGCTTGTTGCAACACTCATTGCAACTGTGGTATTTGCGGCAATCTTTACTATACCAGGAGGAAATAATAATGACAATGGTGCTCCTCCTCCATTTCTAGAAAAGGGTGCTCCTCCATTTCTAGAAGAGGGTGCTCCTCTATTTCTAGAAAAGAAGTGGTTTCTGATTTTTGTCATATCGGATGCAGTAGCGCTATTCTCTTCCGCAGCCTCAATAATAATGTTCTTGTCCATTCTTACGTCACGTTATGCTGAAAACGATTTTCTTGTATCACTACCTGCAAGGTTGATGTTTGGACTGTCGGCACTCTTTGTCTCCATT
This portion of the Castanea sativa cultivar Marrone di Chiusa Pesio chromosome 7, ASM4071231v1 genome encodes:
- the LOC142642568 gene encoding uncharacterized protein LOC142642568; this encodes MSSQRNGEIEVTTAGRANLLPQSSMMDTSDGPMPMQEEVRLDVAELTTQPIPYEGERRKDYLSLCVPLYEAAIKGDWKAAKDVINKDHGVVRAGITRKRETALHIAAAAKRTAFVKELVEHMKEEDLALKNKDENTAICFAAASGIVEIAEVMVKKNKNLTLIRGNQGKTPLYMAALFGHRDMVSYLYDVTDFESLTPEERISLLLGTISADLYDLALKILDRDTSLALARDANNETALHVLARKPSKIANKSQLGIWKRYINSSFKGIYHEDLMRTFAHQLVKKLWERVLQQQDSDISKLIKKPSRLLFDAAELGSLEFLIILIRSYPDLIWKVDDNNRSLFHVAVLYRHRTIFNLIYEFGAIKDLIAAYKDGENNNILHLAGNLPPPSRLQIVSGAALQMQRELLWFKAVEKIVPPSYIKMRNSDKETPKDLFTESHKDLLKEGEKWMKSTATSCMLVATLIATVVFAAIFTIPGGNNNDNGAPPPFLEKGAPPFLEEGAPLFLEKKWFLIFVISDAVALFSSAASIIMFLSILTSRYAENDFLVSLPARLMFGLSALFVSIATMVLAYGAAIFMIYDHKFEWVPIVIVSLACVIVALFAWQHFHLWADTIRSTYWSRYLFRPFKHRLYN